One Urocitellus parryii isolate mUroPar1 chromosome 9, mUroPar1.hap1, whole genome shotgun sequence DNA segment encodes these proteins:
- the LOC113197304 gene encoding short transmembrane mitochondrial protein 1-like: MFQFLLGFTFGNVLGMYLAQNYQMPDVAKKLEDIKKGWEIKK, translated from the coding sequence ATGTTCCAGTTCCTGCTTGGATTTACTTTTGGCAACGTCCTTGGGATGTATCTGGCTCAGAATTATCAGATGCCAGATGTGGCTAAAAAACTTGAAGacattaaaaaaggctgggaaatCAAGAAGTAA